One Rhizobium sp. NRK18 genomic window carries:
- the nuoL gene encoding NADH-quinone oxidoreductase subunit L, giving the protein MMYKAIVFLPLIGFLIAGLGGRSIGAKASEYVTTGLMVLVAILSWIAFFTVALGHVDEPIKVEVFRWIQSGAIDVTWAFRVDTLTAVMFVVVNTVSCLVHLYSIGYMHHDPHRPRFFAYLSLFTFAMLMLITSDNLLQMFFGWEGVGLASYLLIGFWFKKPSASAAAMKAFIVNRVGDFGFILGISGVFVLFGSINFDTIFAGAAGFTPEEAAKSTDVVLTLFGMHLDKAHALTGVCLLLFMGAMGKSAQFLLHTWLPDAMEGPTPVSALIHAATMVTAGVFLVARMSPLFELSPDALTVVTIIGSITAFFAATVGLVQNDIKRVIAYSTCSQLGYMFAALGVGAYGAAIFHLFTHAFFKALLFLGAGSVIHAVSDEQDMRNMGGLRKHIPWTFTAMTIGTVALTGLGIPGTLAGTAGFFSKDAIIETTYVSNNPAAGFAFGMLVIAALFTSFYSWRLVFMTFFGKPRASADVMHHVHESPMVMLLPLAILSLGALFAGLIFHGAFYGEGYAEFWKGALFTLPENEILELHEHVPVWVHLAPFTAMAVGFLVAWWMYIKSPELPGKLAAQHHVLYQFLLNKWYFDELYDILFVRSAKALGRFLWKKGDVAVIDHYGPNGVAARVVDVTNRVVRLQTGYLYHYAFAMLIGVAALVTWMMLGSSF; this is encoded by the coding sequence ATGATGTATAAGGCTATCGTCTTTCTTCCGCTGATCGGCTTCCTGATCGCAGGCCTCGGCGGCCGCTCGATCGGCGCAAAGGCGTCCGAATATGTGACCACCGGCCTGATGGTCCTCGTTGCCATCCTCTCCTGGATCGCCTTCTTCACGGTCGCTCTCGGCCATGTCGACGAGCCGATCAAGGTCGAGGTCTTCCGCTGGATCCAGTCCGGCGCGATCGATGTCACCTGGGCCTTCCGGGTCGACACGCTGACGGCCGTCATGTTCGTCGTCGTCAACACCGTCTCCTGCCTGGTGCACCTCTACTCGATCGGCTACATGCACCACGATCCGCACCGTCCGCGTTTCTTCGCCTACCTGTCGCTGTTCACCTTCGCGATGCTGATGCTGATCACCTCCGACAACCTGCTGCAGATGTTCTTCGGCTGGGAAGGCGTGGGTCTGGCCTCGTACCTGCTGATCGGCTTCTGGTTCAAGAAGCCGTCGGCGAGTGCCGCCGCAATGAAGGCCTTCATCGTCAACCGCGTTGGCGACTTCGGCTTCATCCTCGGCATCTCGGGTGTCTTCGTGCTGTTCGGCTCGATCAACTTCGACACGATCTTCGCAGGCGCCGCCGGCTTCACGCCGGAAGAGGCAGCCAAGTCGACCGACGTCGTCCTCACCCTGTTCGGCATGCATCTCGATAAGGCGCACGCGCTGACCGGCGTCTGCCTGCTGCTCTTCATGGGTGCGATGGGCAAGTCGGCGCAGTTCCTGCTGCACACCTGGCTGCCGGACGCCATGGAAGGCCCGACCCCGGTTTCGGCCCTCATTCACGCCGCCACCATGGTCACCGCCGGCGTCTTCCTCGTCGCGCGCATGTCGCCGCTGTTCGAACTGTCGCCCGATGCGCTGACCGTCGTCACCATCATCGGCTCGATCACCGCATTCTTCGCGGCGACCGTCGGCCTCGTGCAGAACGACATCAAGCGCGTCATCGCCTATTCGACCTGTTCGCAGCTCGGCTACATGTTCGCGGCGCTCGGCGTCGGAGCCTATGGCGCGGCCATCTTCCACCTGTTCACGCACGCCTTCTTCAAGGCGCTCCTGTTCCTTGGTGCCGGCTCGGTCATCCACGCCGTGTCCGACGAGCAGGACATGCGCAACATGGGTGGTCTGAGGAAGCATATTCCTTGGACGTTCACGGCGATGACCATCGGCACGGTCGCACTGACCGGTCTCGGCATTCCCGGCACACTTGCAGGCACCGCTGGCTTCTTCTCCAAGGACGCGATCATCGAGACGACCTATGTTTCGAACAATCCGGCCGCCGGCTTCGCCTTCGGCATGCTGGTCATCGCAGCCCTCTTCACCAGCTTCTATTCCTGGCGTCTGGTATTCATGACCTTCTTCGGCAAGCCGCGCGCTTCCGCTGACGTCATGCACCATGTTCATGAATCGCCGATGGTGATGCTGCTGCCGCTGGCGATCCTGTCGCTCGGCGCTCTCTTTGCCGGCCTCATCTTCCACGGTGCCTTCTACGGTGAAGGTTATGCCGAGTTCTGGAAGGGTGCGCTCTTCACGTTGCCGGAAAACGAGATCCTCGAGCTGCACGAGCATGTGCCGGTCTGGGTGCACCTCGCACCGTTCACCGCCATGGCCGTCGGCTTCCTCGTAGCCTGGTGGATGTACATCAAGTCGCCTGAGCTGCCGGGCAAGCTCGCTGCCCAGCACCACGTCCTCTACCAGTTCCTTCTGAACAAGTGGTACTTCGACGAGCTCTACGACATCCTGTTCGTACGCTCCGCCAAGGCGCTTGGCCGGTTCCTCTGGAAGAAGGGCGATGTCGCCGTGATCGACCATTACGGTCCGAACGGTGTCGCCGCCCGCGTCGTCGACGTGACCAACCGCGTCGTGCGCCTGCAGACCGGTTACCTCTATCACTATGCGTTCGCGATGCTGATCGGTGTCGCCGCCCTCGTTACCTGGATGATGCTCGGGAGTTCCTTCTGA
- the nuoN gene encoding NADH-quinone oxidoreductase subunit NuoN yields MTAETLIASLQITTPELILAVGALVLLMIGVFSGERSGLTVTGLAVALLIAAGLWIVLVPADGQAFGGAYIADPFSRFMKVLALIGAVTAMIMSVGHARSEHLDRFEFPVLLVLATLGMLLLISANNLISFYLSLELQSLALYVVAAINRDSLRSTEAGLKYFVLGALSSGMLLYGMSLVYGFTGHTGFDGIAQALTAETRSLGLVFGLVFILAGMSFKISAVPFHMWTPDVYEGAPTPVTAFFAAAPKIAAMAIFIRIAVTAFDPVVKDWQQVVVFISIASMVLGAFAAIGQKNIKRLMAYSSIGHMGYALVGLAAGSKTGVTGVILYMSIYMVMTLGTFACIMAMRRKEEGNVENIDDLAGLSSTNPFMAVVLTALMFSLAGIPPLAGFFGKYFVFVAAIEAKLYALAVIGVLASVVGAYYYLRIVKLMWFDQPKGEFTRVAGELRLVFGLAGLFVAGYVLIGGPLGAAAEAAAASFF; encoded by the coding sequence ATGACCGCTGAAACACTAATCGCGAGCCTGCAAATCACCACGCCGGAACTGATCCTGGCCGTGGGGGCTCTGGTTCTCCTGATGATCGGCGTTTTCTCGGGCGAGCGCTCGGGTCTGACCGTCACCGGACTGGCGGTGGCGCTTCTGATCGCCGCCGGCCTGTGGATCGTCCTCGTACCCGCCGACGGCCAGGCCTTCGGCGGCGCCTATATCGCCGACCCGTTCTCCCGCTTCATGAAGGTGCTGGCGTTGATCGGCGCGGTGACCGCCATGATCATGTCCGTCGGCCACGCCCGCTCCGAACATCTCGACCGCTTCGAGTTTCCGGTGCTTCTGGTGCTGGCGACGCTCGGCATGCTGCTCTTGATCTCGGCCAACAACCTGATCTCCTTCTACCTGTCGCTGGAATTGCAGTCGCTGGCGCTCTACGTCGTCGCCGCCATCAACCGCGACAGCCTGCGCTCGACGGAAGCCGGCCTGAAGTATTTCGTGCTCGGTGCCCTGTCTTCCGGCATGCTGCTTTACGGCATGTCGCTGGTCTACGGCTTCACCGGCCACACCGGCTTCGACGGCATCGCCCAGGCGCTGACGGCCGAAACCCGCTCGCTCGGCCTCGTCTTCGGCCTGGTCTTCATCCTCGCCGGCATGTCCTTCAAGATCTCGGCCGTGCCGTTCCACATGTGGACGCCGGACGTCTATGAAGGCGCACCGACTCCGGTCACCGCCTTTTTCGCCGCCGCGCCGAAGATCGCCGCCATGGCCATCTTCATCCGCATCGCCGTCACCGCCTTCGATCCGGTCGTCAAGGACTGGCAGCAGGTCGTGGTGTTCATCTCGATCGCCTCGATGGTGCTCGGCGCCTTCGCCGCGATCGGCCAGAAGAACATCAAGCGCCTGATGGCCTATTCGTCGATCGGCCACATGGGCTACGCGCTGGTCGGTCTCGCTGCAGGCTCCAAGACCGGCGTTACCGGCGTCATCCTCTACATGAGCATCTACATGGTCATGACGCTCGGCACCTTCGCCTGCATCATGGCGATGCGCCGCAAGGAAGAGGGCAATGTCGAGAACATCGACGATCTCGCCGGCCTGTCTTCGACCAACCCCTTCATGGCCGTCGTGCTGACCGCGCTGATGTTCTCGCTTGCCGGCATTCCGCCGCTCGCCGGCTTCTTCGGTAAGTACTTCGTCTTCGTCGCCGCCATCGAAGCCAAGCTCTATGCGCTGGCCGTCATCGGTGTGCTCGCCTCGGTCGTCGGTGCCTACTACTACCTGCGCATCGTCAAGCTAATGTGGTTCGATCAGCCGAAGGGCGAGTTCACCCGCGTCGCCGGTGAGTTGCGCCTGGTGTTTGGCCTGGCCGGTCTCTTCGTCGCCGGCTACGTGCTGATTGGCGGACCGCTCGGTGCCGCCGCCGAAGCTGCTGCAGCGTCGTTCTTCTGA
- a CDS encoding ribonuclease J encodes MAKKDELVFLPLGGVGEIGMNLALYGFGPPDHREWIMVDCGVTFPGPDLPGVDLVLPDIRFIAEQRKNLKAIFITHAHEDHYGGLNELWPGLNVPVYASGFTAGMLEAKRDYEGDRREIPISPFKAGDRVTAGSFSVEGVSVNHSIPEPMSLVIRTPLGNLIHTGDWKIDHHPSLGPLTDEARFRAIGDEGVLAMMCDSTNAMRDGISPSEEEVSEGLRKVIESAEGRVAITTFSSNVGRIRSIAQAAEAAGREVLLLGSSLKRVVNVATDIGLMEGVKPFIAEDEFGYIPRDKVVVILTGSQGEPRAALAKISRDEMRHVAFAAGDTVVFSSRAIPGNEKEINNIKNGLIEQGLHIVTDAEALVHVSGHPRRNELKQMYEWVRPQILVPVHGEAAHLTAQAELAAQSGIAQVPKVRNGDMLRLAPGPAEVIDQVAHGRLFKDGKLLGDMDEMGISERKKLSYVGHVAVSILIDSRYEIIGDPDIVPHGLPEYDDEGEDMDDTLFDAVVGAVESIPRAKRKDMEMVREAVRRAVRSTMNQSWGKKPVVTVFLNKV; translated from the coding sequence ATGGCAAAGAAAGACGAACTGGTGTTTCTGCCGCTGGGCGGTGTTGGCGAGATCGGTATGAACCTCGCCCTCTACGGCTTTGGCCCTCCGGACCATCGCGAATGGATCATGGTGGATTGCGGCGTCACCTTTCCCGGACCGGACCTGCCCGGCGTCGATCTCGTGCTGCCCGACATCCGCTTCATCGCGGAACAGCGCAAGAACCTGAAGGCGATCTTCATCACCCACGCGCATGAGGACCATTACGGTGGCCTCAACGAGCTGTGGCCAGGCCTCAACGTGCCGGTCTACGCGTCCGGCTTCACCGCCGGCATGCTGGAAGCCAAGCGCGATTACGAAGGCGATCGCCGCGAGATTCCCATCTCGCCCTTCAAGGCCGGCGATCGCGTCACTGCGGGGTCGTTCAGCGTCGAGGGTGTGTCGGTCAACCACTCCATTCCGGAGCCGATGTCGCTCGTGATCCGCACCCCGCTCGGCAATCTGATCCATACCGGTGACTGGAAGATCGACCATCATCCCTCGCTTGGTCCGCTGACCGACGAGGCGCGCTTCCGCGCGATCGGAGATGAGGGCGTGCTGGCGATGATGTGCGACAGCACCAACGCCATGCGCGATGGCATTTCGCCGTCCGAGGAGGAAGTCTCCGAAGGGCTGCGCAAGGTCATCGAAAGCGCCGAGGGCAGGGTGGCGATCACCACCTTCTCGTCGAATGTCGGCCGTATCCGCTCGATCGCGCAGGCCGCCGAGGCCGCCGGTCGCGAAGTGCTGCTGCTCGGAAGCTCGCTGAAGCGCGTCGTCAATGTCGCGACCGATATCGGCCTGATGGAAGGCGTCAAGCCGTTCATCGCCGAAGACGAGTTCGGCTATATCCCGCGCGACAAGGTCGTGGTGATCCTGACCGGCAGCCAGGGCGAGCCGCGCGCCGCTCTCGCCAAGATATCGCGCGATGAGATGCGTCACGTGGCGTTTGCCGCCGGCGACACGGTCGTCTTTTCCTCCCGCGCCATTCCCGGCAACGAGAAGGAAATCAACAATATCAAGAACGGCCTGATCGAGCAGGGTCTGCACATCGTCACCGATGCCGAGGCGCTGGTGCATGTCTCCGGCCATCCCCGCCGGAACGAGCTGAAGCAGATGTACGAGTGGGTGCGCCCGCAGATCCTCGTTCCCGTTCACGGCGAAGCTGCGCATCTGACGGCCCAGGCCGAGCTCGCCGCCCAGTCCGGCATCGCGCAGGTGCCGAAGGTGCGCAACGGCGACATGCTGCGTCTGGCGCCGGGGCCGGCCGAAGTCATCGACCAGGTTGCCCACGGACGTCTGTTCAAGGACGGCAAGCTGCTCGGCGACATGGACGAGATGGGGATCTCCGAGCGCAAGAAGCTCTCCTATGTCGGCCACGTCGCTGTCAGCATCCTCATCGACAGCCGCTACGAGATCATCGGCGATCCGGATATCGTGCCGCACGGCCTGCCGGAATATGACGATGAAGGCGAGGACATGGACGATACGCTGTTCGACGCGGTGGTCGGCGCGGTGGAAAGCATTCCGCGGGCAAAGCGCAAGGACATGGAAATGGTGCGCGAAGCCGTGCGCCGCGCCGTGCGCTCGACCATGAACCAGAGTTGGGGCAAGAAGCCCGTCGTGACCGTGTTCCTGAACAAGGTCTGA
- the nuoI gene encoding NADH-quinone oxidoreductase subunit NuoI, protein MASISQAVSSVFLKEFVAAFGLALRYFFKPKATVNYPFEKGPVSPRFRGEHALRRYPNGEERCIACKLCEAICPAQAITIEAGPRRNDGTRRTVRYDIDMVKCIYCGFCQEACPVDAIVEGPNFEFATETREELYFDKARLLDNGDRWEREIARNLALDAPYR, encoded by the coding sequence ATGGCAAGCATTTCCCAGGCCGTCAGTTCCGTGTTCCTCAAGGAGTTCGTCGCCGCCTTCGGTTTGGCGCTGCGCTACTTCTTCAAGCCGAAGGCGACGGTCAACTATCCGTTCGAGAAGGGCCCGGTCTCGCCGCGCTTCCGTGGCGAGCATGCGTTGCGCCGCTATCCGAACGGCGAAGAGCGTTGCATCGCCTGCAAGCTCTGCGAGGCGATCTGTCCTGCCCAGGCCATCACGATCGAGGCCGGCCCGCGCCGCAACGACGGCACGCGCCGCACGGTCCGATATGACATTGACATGGTGAAGTGCATCTATTGCGGCTTCTGCCAGGAAGCCTGCCCGGTCGATGCGATCGTCGAAGGTCCGAATTTCGAATTCGCCACGGAAACCCGCGAAGAACTCTACTTCGACAAGGCGCGGCTTCTCGACAATGGCGACCGCTGGGAACGGGAAATCGCGCGCAACCTCGCGCTCGACGCTCCTTACCGCTGA
- the nuoH gene encoding NADH-quinone oxidoreductase subunit NuoH produces MDSFVSTYVWPAAIMIGQSLLLLVCLLVFIAYILLADRKIWAAVQLRRGPNVVGPWGLFQSFADLLKFVFKEPIIPAGANKGVFLLAPLVSVTLALATWAVVPLADGWVVANINVGILYVFAISSLEVYGIIMGGWASNSKYPFLGALRSAAQMVSYEVSIGFVIVTVLLTAGSLNLTDIVNSQQHGIGTMIGLPNTLLDWNWLALFPMFIIFFISALAETNRPPFDLPEAESELVAGFMVEYGSAPYMMFMLGEYAAIVLMCALTTILFLGGWLPPVDVWFLNWVPGIIWFVIKATMVFFMFAMVKAFVPRYRYDQLMRLGWKVFLPISLAMVVIVAFVLKLGGWA; encoded by the coding sequence ATGGATTCTTTCGTTTCAACCTATGTGTGGCCGGCGGCCATCATGATTGGCCAGTCTCTGCTGCTGCTCGTCTGCCTGCTGGTGTTCATCGCCTACATCCTTCTCGCCGACCGCAAGATCTGGGCTGCCGTTCAGCTGCGCCGCGGCCCGAACGTTGTCGGTCCCTGGGGTCTTTTCCAGTCGTTTGCCGACCTTCTGAAGTTCGTCTTCAAGGAGCCGATCATTCCGGCCGGCGCCAACAAGGGCGTCTTCCTTCTGGCACCGCTCGTCTCCGTGACGCTGGCGCTTGCCACCTGGGCCGTCGTGCCGCTCGCCGATGGCTGGGTCGTCGCCAACATCAATGTCGGCATTCTCTACGTCTTCGCGATCTCGTCGCTGGAAGTCTACGGCATCATCATGGGCGGCTGGGCCTCCAACTCGAAGTATCCGTTCCTCGGCGCGCTTCGATCGGCAGCGCAGATGGTGTCCTATGAAGTCTCGATCGGCTTCGTCATCGTCACCGTGCTCCTGACGGCCGGTTCGCTGAACCTGACCGACATAGTCAATTCGCAGCAGCACGGCATCGGCACGATGATCGGCCTGCCGAACACGCTGCTCGACTGGAACTGGCTCGCCCTGTTCCCGATGTTCATCATCTTCTTCATTTCGGCGCTGGCCGAGACCAACCGTCCGCCCTTCGACCTTCCGGAAGCGGAATCGGAACTGGTTGCCGGCTTCATGGTCGAATACGGCTCCGCTCCGTACATGATGTTCATGCTCGGCGAATATGCCGCCATCGTCCTGATGTGCGCGCTGACCACGATCCTGTTCCTCGGCGGCTGGCTGCCTCCGGTCGACGTCTGGTTCCTGAACTGGGTCCCGGGCATCATCTGGTTCGTGATCAAGGCCACGATGGTGTTCTTCATGTTCGCCATGGTGAAGGCATTCGTTCCGCGCTACCGCTATGACCAGTTGATGCGTCTCGGCTGGAAGGTCTTCCTGCCGATCTCGCTCGCCATGGTCGTCATTGTCGCATTCGTCCTGAAACTCGGCGGCTGGGCATGA
- the mce gene encoding methylmalonyl-CoA epimerase, with protein MLGRVNHIAIAVPDLAAATASYRDTLGAVVSAPQSLPEHGVTVVFVELPNTKVELLEPLGEGSPIAPFLEKNPAGGMHHICYEVTDILAARDQLKASGARVLGDGTPKTGAHGKPVLFLHPKDFFGTLIELEQV; from the coding sequence ATGCTGGGCAGGGTCAATCACATCGCCATCGCCGTGCCGGACCTCGCTGCGGCGACCGCGTCCTATCGAGACACGCTCGGAGCCGTGGTTTCGGCTCCGCAGTCGCTTCCCGAACACGGCGTCACTGTCGTGTTCGTCGAACTGCCCAACACCAAGGTCGAATTGCTGGAGCCGCTTGGCGAAGGCTCGCCCATTGCGCCCTTTCTGGAAAAGAATCCGGCGGGCGGCATGCACCACATCTGCTACGAGGTCACCGACATTCTGGCTGCTCGCGACCAGTTGAAGGCGAGCGGGGCCCGGGTTCTCGGCGATGGCACGCCCAAGACCGGCGCCCATGGCAAGCCGGTCCTCTTCCTGCATCCCAAGGATTTCTTCGGCACACTGATCGAACTCGAGCAGGTGTGA
- a CDS encoding biotin--[acetyl-CoA-carboxylase] ligase, whose protein sequence is MTDRNAWRMSIDDFRHESFSELDSTNTACMERGRAGDPGNLWITAGRQLGGKARRGRSWVSERGNLYASLLLVDPAPVTKLASLPLAVSLAVHDAVRKVMPPGSEAVEIKWPNDILIGRKKTCGILLEGGALPEGRHAVVIGIGINIVTKPDNVPYDATCLAEHGAAVSPDELFAHLFATMVDALNLWDKGRGVRAVVKRWRENACGIGERIRVNLPDRSLTGRFLDIDDNGLLLLQTDDGAGIPIAAGDVFFE, encoded by the coding sequence ATGACGGATAGAAATGCGTGGCGGATGTCGATCGACGACTTCCGCCACGAATCGTTTTCGGAACTGGATTCCACCAATACGGCCTGCATGGAGCGGGGCAGGGCCGGCGATCCGGGCAACCTCTGGATCACGGCCGGACGGCAACTCGGCGGCAAGGCCCGCCGCGGCCGCTCCTGGGTGTCCGAGCGCGGCAACCTCTACGCCTCGCTGCTTCTCGTCGATCCGGCCCCGGTCACCAAGCTCGCATCCCTGCCGCTCGCCGTCTCTCTGGCCGTCCATGATGCCGTGCGCAAGGTCATGCCTCCGGGGAGCGAAGCGGTCGAGATCAAATGGCCGAACGATATCCTGATCGGACGCAAGAAGACCTGCGGCATCCTGCTTGAGGGCGGCGCCTTACCCGAGGGCCGCCACGCCGTGGTCATCGGCATCGGCATCAACATCGTCACCAAGCCGGACAACGTTCCCTATGATGCGACCTGCCTCGCCGAACATGGCGCGGCCGTTTCGCCGGATGAATTGTTCGCCCATCTCTTCGCCACCATGGTGGACGCGCTCAATCTGTGGGATAAGGGTCGTGGTGTCCGTGCCGTGGTGAAACGCTGGCGCGAGAATGCCTGCGGGATTGGGGAGAGGATCCGTGTCAATCTGCCGGATCGCTCGTTGACCGGGCGGTTCCTCGACATTGACGACAACGGCCTGCTTCTGCTGCAGACGGACGACGGCGCGGGAATTCCCATTGCTGCCGGCGACGTTTTTTTTGAATGA
- the nuoK gene encoding NADH-quinone oxidoreductase subunit NuoK, with protein sequence MEIGLSHYLTVSAILFTLGVFGIFLNRKNVIVILMSVELILLAVNINMVAFSHFLNDMVGQVFALFILTVAAAEAAIGLAILVVFYRNRGSIAVEDVNMMKG encoded by the coding sequence ATGGAAATCGGACTTTCCCACTATCTGACGGTCAGCGCCATCCTCTTCACGCTTGGCGTCTTCGGTATCTTCCTCAACCGGAAGAACGTCATCGTCATCCTGATGTCGGTTGAGCTCATCCTGCTCGCCGTCAACATCAACATGGTCGCCTTCTCGCACTTCCTGAACGACATGGTCGGCCAGGTCTTCGCCCTGTTCATCCTGACGGTGGCGGCGGCGGAAGCGGCGATCGGACTTGCAATTCTGGTTGTCTTCTACCGAAACCGCGGCTCGATCGCCGTGGAAGACGTCAACATGATGAAGGGCTGA
- a CDS encoding NADH-quinone oxidoreductase subunit J — protein MGLQALFFYLFAFVAVASAFMVISARNPVHSVLFLILTFVNAAGLFLLTGAEFLAMILLVVYVGAVAVLFLFVVMMLDIDFAELRSGIMEYAPVGALVGLILAAELIIVVGGSMISPTIAQSPAVPIPALTERTNTAALGDILYTNYVFFFEIAGLVLLVAMIGAIVLTLRHRQHIKRQNISAQVARTPETAVQVVKVKPGQGI, from the coding sequence ATGGGTCTGCAGGCTCTTTTTTTCTATCTCTTCGCCTTCGTCGCAGTCGCGTCGGCGTTCATGGTCATCTCGGCACGGAACCCGGTTCACTCGGTTCTGTTCCTGATCCTGACCTTCGTTAATGCGGCGGGGCTGTTCCTGCTCACCGGCGCCGAATTCCTGGCGATGATCCTGCTGGTCGTTTATGTCGGCGCCGTGGCGGTCCTCTTCCTTTTCGTCGTGATGATGCTCGATATCGATTTTGCCGAGCTGCGCTCCGGCATCATGGAATATGCGCCGGTCGGCGCTCTGGTCGGCCTGATCCTGGCTGCCGAGCTGATCATCGTGGTCGGCGGTTCGATGATCTCGCCGACGATCGCCCAGTCGCCCGCGGTTCCGATCCCTGCGCTGACAGAGCGGACCAACACCGCCGCCCTCGGCGACATCCTCTACACCAATTACGTTTTCTTCTTTGAAATCGCTGGCCTTGTGCTTCTCGTTGCGATGATCGGCGCCATCGTCCTGACGCTGCGTCATCGCCAGCATATCAAGCGCCAGAACATCTCGGCCCAGGTCGCCCGCACGCCCGAGACCGCCGTTCAGGTGGTCAAGGTCAAGCCGGGGCAGGGTATCTGA
- a CDS encoding NADH-quinone oxidoreductase subunit M, producing MTDWPILSTVTFLPLVGVALLLLTNENSTYGRRNILNVALLTTVFTFALSLFIWAGFDNANPGFQMVEKHDWLNTGIAYHVGVDGISMLFVILTTFLMPFCVLASWVAVEKRIKSYMIAFLILETLMIGVFTSLDIVLFYVFFEGGLIPMFIIIGVWGGKDRVYASYKFFLYTLLGSVLMLLAIMAMYWQAGTTDITELLAYNFPAGMQKWLWLAFFASFAVKMPMWPVHTWLPDAHVQAPTAGSVILAGILLKLGGYGMLRFMLPMFPLASDAFAPFVFALSVIAIIYTSLVAMMQEDMKKLIAYSSVAHMGYVTMGIFAANVQGVQGSIFQMISHGFVSGALFLCVGVIYDRMHTREIAAYGGLVNNMPKYAVAFMIFTMANVGLPGTSGFIGEFLTLIGVFQANSMVALFAATGVILSAAYALWLYRRVIFGALEKESLKALLDLSPREQMILYPLIAVTIFFGVYPAPIFDATAASVDLLVNHYSAALQAAHNLALAVN from the coding sequence ATGACCGATTGGCCCATTCTCTCAACGGTCACCTTCCTGCCGCTCGTCGGCGTGGCGCTGCTGCTGCTGACCAACGAGAACAGCACCTACGGACGCCGCAACATCCTCAATGTTGCGCTGCTGACGACCGTCTTCACCTTCGCGCTCTCGCTCTTCATCTGGGCCGGGTTCGACAATGCCAATCCCGGTTTCCAGATGGTCGAGAAACACGACTGGCTGAACACCGGCATTGCCTACCATGTCGGCGTCGACGGGATCTCGATGCTGTTCGTCATCCTGACCACCTTCCTCATGCCGTTCTGCGTGCTGGCAAGCTGGGTCGCGGTCGAGAAGCGCATCAAGTCCTACATGATCGCGTTCCTGATCCTCGAAACGCTGATGATCGGGGTCTTCACCTCGCTGGATATCGTGCTGTTCTACGTCTTCTTCGAAGGCGGCCTCATTCCGATGTTCATCATCATCGGCGTCTGGGGTGGCAAGGATCGCGTCTATGCGAGCTACAAGTTCTTCCTCTACACGCTGCTCGGCTCGGTGCTGATGCTGCTCGCCATCATGGCGATGTACTGGCAGGCCGGCACGACGGACATCACCGAACTGCTCGCCTACAACTTCCCCGCCGGCATGCAGAAGTGGCTATGGCTGGCCTTCTTCGCCTCGTTCGCGGTCAAGATGCCGATGTGGCCGGTCCACACCTGGCTTCCCGACGCGCACGTTCAGGCGCCGACGGCCGGTTCGGTCATCCTGGCCGGCATTCTCCTGAAGCTCGGCGGCTACGGCATGCTGCGCTTCATGCTGCCGATGTTCCCGCTGGCCTCCGATGCGTTCGCGCCTTTCGTCTTCGCGCTGTCCGTCATCGCCATCATCTACACCTCGTTGGTGGCGATGATGCAGGAAGACATGAAGAAGCTGATCGCCTATTCGTCGGTCGCCCACATGGGTTACGTGACCATGGGTATCTTCGCCGCCAACGTTCAGGGCGTGCAGGGCTCCATCTTCCAGATGATCTCGCACGGCTTCGTCTCCGGCGCGCTCTTCCTCTGCGTCGGCGTCATCTATGACCGCATGCACACCCGCGAGATCGCGGCCTATGGCGGCCTCGTCAACAACATGCCGAAATATGCCGTCGCCTTCATGATCTTCACGATGGCCAACGTCGGTCTGCCCGGCACCTCCGGCTTCATCGGCGAGTTCCTGACGCTGATCGGCGTGTTCCAGGCAAACTCCATGGTGGCCCTGTTTGCCGCCACCGGCGTGATCCTCTCGGCAGCCTACGCACTCTGGCTTTATCGCCGGGTCATCTTCGGTGCGCTGGAGAAGGAGAGCCTGAAGGCGCTTCTCGATCTCTCGCCGCGCGAACAGATGATCCTCTATCCGCTGATCGCGGTCACCATCTTCTTCGGCGTCTATCCGGCTCCGATCTTCGATGCGACGGCGGCTTCGGTCGATCTGCTGGTAAATCACTATTCCGCAGCCCTGCAGGCGGCGCATAATCTTGCGCTTGCGGTGAACTGA